CAGGTAAACCGCCTTGAATTTTTTCAAAGCTGCCTTGACTTCGGCATTGCGCGATCCCTTGCCGATCGACGCTTTCAGGCCGAGCTCGTGGAGCTTGGGAGCGAAAGCGTCCATGCGATAGCTGGTGGTCGGTCCGGCCGATCCGATGGGCTTTCCCGGCCGGGCCGGGGTGGGCCCCACGTAAAAAATGATCTGCCCCTGCAGGTCGAAGGGAAGTTTTCCGCCCTGCTGGATCAGATCGAACAGTTTTTTGTGGGCTGCGTCACGGCCGGTATAAATGGTTCCATTGATGAGCACGTTGTCCCCGGCCTTCAACTGAGCGATCAGCGCGTCGGTCAGGGGAGTGGAAATCGTTTTCACTTGTGTCACGGGTTCCTCCTAACCCAGCATAGCTGGATAAGAACCTTTGAAAATAAATTTTAACACAAAAAGTATAAAAAATTTATTTTAAGGTTCTAAATAGCTTTTTGAAAAACCTTGTAATTATTGAATTCATCGCTGGCCTTGATGAACAGCACCCGGGAATCCCCCTTGCCGGCCAGGCTGAGATTGAACTTTTCTATCTTGGAATCGATGACCGCGTCGTCGGGGAAAACGGGGAACCATTCCTTGCAGTCAAAGGAGTAAACGACCATGGCCAGCGCCGAGTTTTCGTCGCTGACGGTGAAGCTGACGTTGCCGCTGCTGGCCAGGAAATTGCTCATGACCGGCGCGGTGGAATCAATAAGGAAGGGCGATGAGACCTTGACCGCGCTGCGGCTGCCGGCCGGGGGGTTGTCCAGGGTGTCGCTGGCCTGTACCTTCAGGAGATACTTCCCGTCTTCAAAAAGCTCGGTGTCGAGGTACTGCCAGTCTTCGGTGATCTTGTCGCGGAACTTGACCCATTCGCCGCCCGGAAGCTTCTGCAGGAACAGGCTGAACTGCAAGCGGTCGCCGTTGGGGTCCGAGGCGAGCCAGCTCACATGGAGATACTTCCTGGGCGGATTGCTGTCGGCGACCGGCGGTTTTTCCGTTGCCTTGCGGATGGCGACCTGTGTGATTTGCGGCTTCAGGTTGTTTTCCAGGTAATAGATCCGGTAGCCGTTCAGGAACGGCGTTTCGCTGGGGCTGCTCGAGGTGAGGACGATCTTGGTCTGCAGGAAGCGGTAGCCGTTCATGGTGATGCTCGAATTGTCGGGGTCGCTGAATGGCGCCGACCAGCCGGTCCAGGATTTATCCGGGTTGTCGGAATTTCCCAGCCGCACCGAAAAGGAGACGGTCGTTTGCTTGCCCAGTTCGGCATTCCAGGCGATACGGCCGAAACGGGACTGGATGCCGGCGTCGAGGATCTCGGAATAATAGGTCCCGAAGGCGTTGAGACCGTTCTCCACCTGGGTGATGCCGGCCGTATTGTTGGCGATCAGAACGTAGCCCTTGCCGTTGGCCACGATCCTGAACACCTGGGCCGAGTCGCTCTCGTATATTTGCGAAAAACTCCCGTTCTTGCTTACGCGATACACCCGGCCCGAATTGCCGGTGCCCATGATCACCGCCTGGGAAACCGGATCGAAATACAGGGCATAGATGAATTCTTCGGTGGATGACCATAGGGTTTCCACGCTGCCATCGGGCTGCAGGCAGTAGAGGATGCTTTTTTCCTTGATCTTCTCGTCTTCCTCGCTCTCTTTTTTGGAAAACAGGGTGCCGATCTCGATTTCCTTGGCGATCTTCGGGGTCAGGAAGCTCCGCACCGCGGCGAAATAGATGTTTCCCTCGCTGTCAGCCGTGATGCCCTTGATCTCTTCCAAGGGGGAATCGAAAAGGGCCTTGGTCTTGTGGTTCTTGATCTCATACAGGATGCCCCGGTCGCCGCTGCCGGCCAGGATGGAATTGTCCGCGCCGATGTACAGGCTGGAGATGTGGGAATCCTCGGCGGTGAAAATGTTCTCCACTTCGCCGGTTTTGCGGATGCAGTACACGGCGCCGGTGTTGCCCAGGGCGCAGATAATATTGCCCGCGCCGTCTTCCTTCAGATCCCAGATGAATTTTTCGTCGGGATTGAACAGTTCGCTGACCTTCTTGTCCTTGGCGATGCGTAACACCCTGCCGTTGGGCGAGGTGCCGACGATCACGTCGCCGTCGGCGGTGACCAGCAGGGCATAGATGTCCAGCTGTTCGCCCTTGAAGATCAATTCGCTCTTACCGGCGCCGTCGATGCGGTACACCGCGGCGTTGTGGCCGGTTCCCAGGTATAGGTCGCCGTTCTTGGCCGCGGCCGCCGAGAAATAGAATTCCTCCGCCGGGCCGGCCAATTTCATCGTCTTGGGACCGAGCAGCATTCGGCCCTCGCTGTCGACGCTGACGTTCTGAAAGTTTCCCTTCTGGAAATTGCTGAATTCCTGCTTGGTGAACTGCTTGACCTTGACCGCGTCCAGGCCGCCGGCCAGGGTGATGACGAACAAAAAAGCGAGCGCTTTACGATTCATTTTTCCTCTCTTTGACGGTTAATTTGAAAATCTTCTTGCCGCTGACGACGGCCGGGATCTCATACTGGTATTCGGCGATGGTCGATATCTGCACGTTGGCCTGATCCTTGGAGATGGAATTGAAGAGCAGGACGTTGCTCATGCTGGACGGCAGGTAGGGGTACTCGAAGCCGTTGATGAAAATTCCCTGCGACGGGACGAAGATCTTCAGGTAGATGCGGTTGTTCTTGCGGATATTGTTGATGGCCCGGATCAGGGCGTTCAGCTTGTTCGGGAAATAGGTGGTTTTGATGAACTTGGTGTCGAACTCGGTCACCTCCATGGCGTCGGCGGCCATCAGGTAAAAAACCGATCCCGGCTTCAGGCTTGGAGTTTTTATCGAGACCTGCTCTTCGAAATTGTCGCCTTTTTCGTTTTTCAGGAACATGCGGATGGCGATCGGCTCCCCGGGCAGGTAGGCGTTCTTGTCGACCAGGACGTTTTCCAGCTCGGCCTTCTTGATGGTCTCGCGGCCGCTGATTTCAAAATCCATTTTCTGGATTTTGACGTTTTTCTCCTTGTTGTTCATCAAAAAATAATTGATGGTCATGATCAGGGTGGAGAATTCGTCAAAGGCGGTCGTGCCGCTGTAGAGGTCGCTAAGGACCACGTTGTCCTCGTTTTCAATGAAAATCTTGCCGCTGACGGCGAGGGACTGGAAGCCGTATTCCTGGTATTCGGCCAGCAGGGCGCTGTACAGAGCCATGTAGGTGAGCGACGGCGTGAGCAGCGGATGGCTGACCAGCTCCAGGTTGAATATCTTGTTGCGGTTTTTCAAGAAGATCTTCAGCGGGATCATGTAGGGCGTTTTGCCCAGCTCGGCCTCGACGCCGGAAAAGCGGTCCTGCTTGACGGCGCCGACCATGTTGCGGGTCACGGGCGCAGGCCGCGGCTGCTGGAGAAAAGCTTGATCGGCAGCATGTCTCGGACCGGGGACGCGTTCATGCGGCTGACCAGCTGGTTGCGGATCATCTCGGCCACGCGCTTGACGTTTTCCTTGCTGAAATCGATCTTGATGTCGGAAATTTCCACGCTGGGGCCGGGGGCGCCATAGGCCGACGTCTGCAGGATGTCCTCGATCGGCGTGATGCCGGCGATCGGTTTCCTCGAGAAATTGGTCAGGCCGTAGGAGACGGAGCCGATGAGCTTGCCGTTGATGTAGGCCGGGCTGCCGCTCATGCCGGCGATGACGCCGCCATCGAGCAGCTCCGGGGAGGAAAGCTCGGCCACGATCATGTTCTTGTCGGAAACGAACTTGTCGAGTATGCCCAGCACCTTGAACTTGAACGTTTCAATGGTGCTGCCCTTGAAGATGGTCTTGCCTTCGCCTTCCATCCCGGGCTTGATCTCGGACAACTTCATGAGTTCCATCGCCGGCAGGAGGGACGTCAGGCCCA
The window above is part of the Candidatus Aminicenantes bacterium genome. Proteins encoded here:
- a CDS encoding Fe-S-containing hydro-lyase produces the protein MTQVKTISTPLTDALIAQLKAGDNVLINGTIYTGRDAAHKKLFDLIQQGGKLPFDLQGQIIFYVGPTPARPGKPIGSAGPTTSYRMDAFAPKLHELGLKASIGKGSRNAEVKAALKKFKAVYLAVTGGAAALVSKSIKKAELIAYPELGPEAIQKLEVENFPAQVINDMYGGDIYEEGRKRYERK